Proteins encoded by one window of Melopsittacus undulatus isolate bMelUnd1 chromosome 21, bMelUnd1.mat.Z, whole genome shotgun sequence:
- the TMEM106C gene encoding transmembrane protein 106C isoform X1, with product MGSVLSFPAANTTSRQRKEEEEEDLLHSQDREEDIAKFPYVEFTGQDSITCPTCQGTGCIPTQQVNELVALIPYSDQRLRPQRTKLYVLLSVLLCLLVSGLVVFFLFPHSILVDDDGIKVVQVWFDKKNSVVILSITATLRIRNSNFYSVTVTSLTTQVQYMNTVVGTQQVSNVSSIQPLSDKLVNFTVKAELGGPFSFVYFSCTFPKAKVHNILIFMRTWVKLSYIGHTSQSSLERHRYVDCSTNFTASQDLLPLSPSA from the exons ATGGGCTCTgtgctttccttccctgctgccaaCACCACCTCgaggcagaggaaggaggaggaggaagaggacttGCTCCATAGCCAGGACCGTGAGGAGGACATTGCCAAGTTCCCCTATGTGGAGTTCACGGGTCAGGACAGCATCACCTGCCCCACGTGCCAGGGCACCGGCTGCATCCCCACAC AGCAGGTCAATGAGCTGGTGGCTCTGATACCCTACAGTGACCAGCGGCTCCGTCCACAGAGAAC GAAGCTCTATGTGCTGCTGTCCgtgctgctctgcctcctggTCTCGGGGCTGgtggttttcttcctgttcccACACTCCATCCTGGTGGATGACGATGGGATCAAAGTGGTTCAGGTGTGGTTCGACAAGAAGAACTCTGTTGTCATCCTCTCCATCACG GCCACCTTGCGCATCAGGAACTCCAACTTCTACTCGGTGACAGTGACCAGCCTCACTACTCAGGTGCAGTACATGAACACCGTGGTGGGCACCCAGCAGGTCAGCAACGTCTCCAGCATCCAGCCACTGAGCGACAAACTG GTGAATTTCACTGTGAAGGCGGAGCTGGGTGGTCCCTTCTCCTTTGTGTA TTTCTCTTGCACGTTTCCCAAGGCGAAGGTGCACAACATCCTGATCTTCATGAG GACATGGGTGAAGCTCTCGTACATTGGGCACACGTCACAGAGCAGCCTGGAGCGGCACCGCTACGTCGACTGCAGCACCAACTTCACAGCCAGCCAGGACCTGCTCCCATTGTCCCCATCTGCCTGA
- the TMEM106C gene encoding transmembrane protein 106C isoform X2, which translates to MGSVLSFPAANTTSRQRKEEEEEDLLHSQDREEDIAKFPYVEFTEQVNELVALIPYSDQRLRPQRTKLYVLLSVLLCLLVSGLVVFFLFPHSILVDDDGIKVVQVWFDKKNSVVILSITATLRIRNSNFYSVTVTSLTTQVQYMNTVVGTQQVSNVSSIQPLSDKLVNFTVKAELGGPFSFVYFSCTFPKAKVHNILIFMRTWVKLSYIGHTSQSSLERHRYVDCSTNFTASQDLLPLSPSA; encoded by the exons ATGGGCTCTgtgctttccttccctgctgccaaCACCACCTCgaggcagaggaaggaggaggaggaagaggacttGCTCCATAGCCAGGACCGTGAGGAGGACATTGCCAAGTTCCCCTATGTGGAGTTCACGG AGCAGGTCAATGAGCTGGTGGCTCTGATACCCTACAGTGACCAGCGGCTCCGTCCACAGAGAAC GAAGCTCTATGTGCTGCTGTCCgtgctgctctgcctcctggTCTCGGGGCTGgtggttttcttcctgttcccACACTCCATCCTGGTGGATGACGATGGGATCAAAGTGGTTCAGGTGTGGTTCGACAAGAAGAACTCTGTTGTCATCCTCTCCATCACG GCCACCTTGCGCATCAGGAACTCCAACTTCTACTCGGTGACAGTGACCAGCCTCACTACTCAGGTGCAGTACATGAACACCGTGGTGGGCACCCAGCAGGTCAGCAACGTCTCCAGCATCCAGCCACTGAGCGACAAACTG GTGAATTTCACTGTGAAGGCGGAGCTGGGTGGTCCCTTCTCCTTTGTGTA TTTCTCTTGCACGTTTCCCAAGGCGAAGGTGCACAACATCCTGATCTTCATGAG GACATGGGTGAAGCTCTCGTACATTGGGCACACGTCACAGAGCAGCCTGGAGCGGCACCGCTACGTCGACTGCAGCACCAACTTCACAGCCAGCCAGGACCTGCTCCCATTGTCCCCATCTGCCTGA